The following are encoded together in the Falsiruegeria litorea R37 genome:
- a CDS encoding 3-hydroxyanthranilate 3,4-dioxygenase, with product MARLSAFNFQKWIDEHKHLLKPPVGNQQVWEDADLMVTVVGGPNKRTDYHDDPVEEFFYQLKGDMVLKLYEGGEFYDVPIREGEIFLLPAHVRHSPQRPQEGSIGLVIEPKRPEGEHDAIEWYCFNCGDLVHRSELILESIVRDLPPVYQAFYADEKARTCKSCGEVHPGKEPPEGWVTL from the coding sequence ATGGCACGCCTGAGCGCCTTTAATTTCCAGAAATGGATCGACGAGCATAAACATCTGCTGAAACCGCCCGTGGGCAATCAACAGGTCTGGGAGGACGCGGACCTGATGGTGACCGTTGTGGGCGGGCCAAACAAGCGCACCGATTATCACGACGATCCGGTCGAAGAGTTTTTCTATCAACTCAAGGGCGACATGGTGCTCAAGCTCTATGAGGGGGGCGAATTCTATGATGTCCCGATCCGCGAAGGCGAGATTTTCCTATTGCCCGCCCATGTCCGCCATTCCCCTCAGCGGCCGCAAGAGGGCTCGATCGGTTTGGTGATCGAGCCCAAACGCCCCGAGGGCGAGCATGACGCCATCGAATGGTACTGTTTCAACTGTGGTGATCTGGTGCATCGGTCCGAGCTGATCCTGGAAAGCATCGTCCGAGATCTGCCCCCCGTCTATCAGGCGTTCTATGCCGATGAAAAAGCGCGCACCTGCAAAAGCTGCGGAGAGGTTCATCCAGGGAAGGAACCCCCAGAGGGTTGGGTCACACTGTGA
- a CDS encoding TRAP transporter substrate-binding protein, with protein MTISLKGLTKGAAAAALVLAALPATAKEFKLGLITPPPHVWTKAAEAFGAELAEKSGGEHSVTVFPARQLGNEAQMLQQLQTGALDMAFMTVAEVSNRVPNMGAFYAPYLANDMTHAAAILRSDTAKGMLEVLPQEAGVVGVGYGSAGMRQILSRGEVNSAADLSGVKLRITPFDPILDFYNLLGSAPTPMPLPAVYDALANGQVDAIDMDVELINVLKYYEHADTLLISNHMMFPMVGLISARVYAGMSDEDKAMVSELMAKHVDTTLDAYIEKSPAWTEKLNTVGITVHTVDAEYFGDVMGKWEEIWAAKAPSLPDLRKTADATK; from the coding sequence ATGACCATCAGCCTAAAGGGCCTGACCAAAGGCGCCGCCGCAGCGGCCCTTGTGCTGGCCGCGCTGCCCGCCACTGCCAAGGAATTCAAGCTGGGCCTGATCACGCCCCCGCCGCATGTCTGGACCAAAGCCGCCGAAGCCTTTGGCGCCGAACTGGCCGAAAAGTCAGGCGGCGAACACAGCGTCACCGTCTTCCCCGCCCGTCAGCTGGGCAACGAAGCGCAGATGCTGCAGCAGCTGCAAACCGGCGCGCTGGACATGGCGTTCATGACCGTGGCCGAAGTGTCAAACCGGGTGCCGAACATGGGTGCGTTCTATGCCCCTTACCTGGCCAACGACATGACCCACGCCGCCGCCATCCTGCGCTCGGACACGGCCAAGGGCATGCTCGAGGTGCTGCCGCAAGAGGCAGGCGTCGTGGGCGTGGGCTATGGCAGCGCGGGCATGCGCCAGATCCTCAGCCGGGGCGAAGTGAACTCGGCCGCTGATCTGTCCGGTGTCAAACTGCGGATCACGCCGTTCGACCCGATCCTGGATTTCTACAACCTGCTGGGCTCGGCCCCCACGCCGATGCCGCTGCCTGCGGTTTATGACGCGTTGGCCAACGGTCAGGTGGACGCCATCGACATGGACGTCGAGCTGATCAACGTGCTGAAGTACTATGAGCACGCCGATACGCTGCTGATCTCGAACCACATGATGTTCCCGATGGTCGGCCTGATCTCGGCGCGCGTCTATGCTGGCATGAGCGACGAAGACAAGGCGATGGTGTCCGAGCTCATGGCCAAGCACGTGGACACCACTCTGGACGCTTACATCGAAAAGTCGCCCGCCTGGACCGAAAAGCTGAACACCGTGGGCATCACCGTGCACACCGTTGACGCGGAATACTTTGGCGACGTCATGGGCAAATGGGAAGAGATCTGGGCCGCCAAGGCACCGTCCCTGCCCGATCTGCGCAAGACCGCAGACGCGACCAAGTAA
- a CDS encoding TRAP transporter small permease encodes MLYRASHFWARVEIFFAAALAASVTGLILLNVITRASGNAIYWVDEAAIYAMVWMTFLAASAAIHFRSAISVTILNEMLPASGRHWINRFVDLTIFVFACLMVWICLRWFMPLQLMEAGWDVKAFQGQTFNFIYAEPTNTIGLKKVWIWLVMPLFTLGALLHSGANLAHPGKTSQVEAV; translated from the coding sequence ATGCTCTATCGGGCTTCCCACTTCTGGGCACGGGTCGAGATTTTCTTTGCGGCAGCTTTGGCCGCATCGGTCACCGGGCTCATCCTTCTCAACGTCATCACCCGCGCATCCGGCAACGCGATCTATTGGGTCGATGAGGCGGCGATTTACGCCATGGTCTGGATGACCTTCTTGGCGGCCTCTGCTGCGATCCATTTCCGCTCGGCCATCTCGGTCACGATCCTGAACGAAATGCTGCCTGCCTCGGGCCGTCATTGGATCAACCGCTTTGTCGATCTGACCATATTTGTCTTTGCCTGCCTGATGGTCTGGATCTGCCTGCGCTGGTTCATGCCCCTGCAACTGATGGAGGCCGGCTGGGACGTCAAAGCGTTTCAGGGCCAGACGTTCAATTTCATCTATGCCGAACCCACCAACACCATCGGGCTAAAAAAGGTCTGGATCTGGCTGGTGATGCCGCTCTTTACGCTTGGCGCGCTGCTGCATTCGGGCGCCAACTTGGCTCACCCCGGCAAAACATCACAAGTGGAGGCCGTGTAG
- a CDS encoding TRAP transporter large permease, whose product MTPLLFLVLLFGSVPIALVLALTALWYIYDSGNLVLYDSYAQQIFSGVENYGLLAIPLFILTGELMNEGGMTQRLVHAARVFVGGFRGGLAYINLLANMFMAAIIGSAASQIAVMSRAMVPAMTKEGYDPGFSAATTAAGGLLAPVIPPSMLFVIYGVLAQLPIGDLFIAGIIPGLILAGTFFVVVALIGLAKDFPKGEWMTLREATVALRNALPAFLIPIAIVGGILFGIATPTESAAVASLIAFAVGWLFYREITPRDLGQLFVRTATNSSLVIFMIAAANVFGWVVVYEELPQKLAAFISTVTSDPFTFLLIVNLCLLFVGMLIDGIAALILITPILLPIAMNTYNIDPFQFGVVISLNLVLGLLTPPVGVGLYIASAMSGVRPFTIFSALWPFLLAVTVVLVLLSYFPILSTALI is encoded by the coding sequence ATGACCCCTCTTCTCTTCCTTGTTCTGCTCTTTGGCTCGGTTCCCATCGCGCTGGTGCTGGCGCTGACCGCGCTTTGGTACATCTACGACAGCGGCAATCTGGTGCTTTATGACAGCTATGCACAGCAGATCTTTTCCGGTGTTGAAAACTATGGCCTGCTGGCGATCCCGCTGTTCATACTGACCGGCGAGTTGATGAACGAAGGCGGCATGACCCAACGCCTGGTCCACGCCGCGCGTGTCTTTGTGGGCGGGTTCCGGGGCGGGTTGGCCTATATCAACCTGCTCGCCAATATGTTCATGGCTGCCATCATCGGCTCAGCCGCCAGCCAGATCGCGGTGATGAGCCGCGCCATGGTGCCTGCCATGACGAAAGAGGGTTATGACCCCGGCTTTTCGGCTGCGACCACGGCCGCCGGGGGCCTGCTGGCGCCCGTGATCCCCCCGTCGATGCTGTTTGTGATCTATGGTGTGCTGGCGCAATTGCCGATTGGCGATCTGTTCATCGCGGGCATCATTCCGGGGCTGATCCTGGCGGGCACATTCTTTGTCGTGGTGGCCCTGATTGGCCTGGCCAAGGATTTCCCGAAAGGTGAATGGATGACCCTGCGCGAAGCCACAGTTGCGCTGCGCAATGCCCTGCCCGCCTTTCTGATCCCGATCGCCATCGTGGGCGGCATCCTGTTTGGCATCGCCACGCCTACGGAATCTGCCGCTGTCGCCTCGCTCATCGCTTTTGCTGTGGGCTGGTTGTTCTACCGAGAGATCACGCCGCGGGATCTGGGTCAGCTGTTTGTGCGCACCGCCACCAACTCGTCGCTGGTGATCTTCATGATCGCCGCTGCAAACGTGTTTGGCTGGGTCGTGGTCTATGAGGAACTGCCGCAGAAACTCGCGGCCTTCATCTCGACGGTGACGTCGGACCCGTTCACTTTTCTGCTGATCGTGAACCTGTGCCTGCTGTTTGTGGGCATGCTGATCGATGGCATCGCGGCGCTGATCCTGATCACGCCGATCCTGCTGCCGATTGCGATGAACACTTACAACATCGACCCGTTTCAGTTCGGGGTCGTGATCAGCCTGAACCTGGTGCTTGGCCTGCTGACCCCACCGGTTGGCGTAGGCCTTTACATCGCATCGGCCATGTCCGGTGTACGCCCGTTCACCATCTTTTCAGCGCTCTGGCCATTCCTGCTGGCGGTTACTGTGGTTCTGGTCTTGCTGAGCTATTTCCCAATCCTTAGCACCGCGTTGATCTAA
- a CDS encoding ABC transporter six-transmembrane domain-containing protein produces MIGSQELSLATLLRVFRWKIGLTWALVVLEAGLMTLIPLFIGFAIDGLMQRDFSSLYLLCGILMALLLAATGRRVYDTRAYGTIRVALGAELADRNAALPISSLSARVHMARELVDFLEQELPDIMMAVLQLVIAVIVLWVFDWVLAATALGAGALMLLIYGLFHKRFYRLNRALNTQSEKEVKLLERRDRGAFRAHLMALRKFTVNLSDTEALVYGVIFFVLLAVIIFNLGYAALVMAASAGTMFSIVTYSWDFVNGAVSVPMALQSWSRLSEIIARINRAA; encoded by the coding sequence ATGATTGGTAGCCAAGAGCTTTCGCTCGCCACCCTTCTGCGTGTCTTTCGATGGAAGATCGGCCTGACCTGGGCCTTGGTGGTGCTGGAAGCGGGGCTGATGACGCTGATCCCGTTGTTCATCGGGTTTGCCATCGACGGGTTGATGCAGCGCGACTTTTCCTCTCTCTACCTGCTGTGTGGGATCCTGATGGCACTGCTATTGGCCGCCACAGGGCGCCGGGTCTATGACACACGCGCCTACGGCACGATCCGCGTGGCGCTTGGGGCCGAGCTGGCCGATCGCAATGCCGCGCTGCCAATTTCCTCGCTGAGCGCCCGCGTACATATGGCGCGCGAGCTGGTGGATTTCCTGGAACAGGAGTTGCCCGACATCATGATGGCGGTGCTGCAACTGGTGATTGCTGTGATTGTCCTGTGGGTGTTCGACTGGGTTCTGGCCGCCACCGCCCTTGGGGCTGGGGCGTTGATGCTGTTGATCTATGGCCTGTTTCACAAACGGTTTTATCGCTTGAATCGGGCGCTGAACACACAGTCCGAGAAAGAGGTCAAACTGCTGGAACGCCGCGACCGGGGGGCGTTTCGCGCCCATCTGATGGCGCTGCGAAAATTCACCGTGAACCTGTCGGACACCGAGGCGCTGGTTTACGGCGTGATCTTCTTTGTCCTGTTGGCCGTGATCATCTTTAACCTAGGGTACGCGGCGTTGGTCATGGCGGCCTCTGCCGGAACAATGTTCTCGATCGTCACCTACAGTTGGGACTTCGTCAACGGCGCGGTCAGCGTGCCCATGGCGCTGCAAAGCTGGTCGCGGCTGAGCGAGATCATCGCCCGGATCAACCGCGCCGCGTGA